From one Cytophagia bacterium CHB2 genomic stretch:
- a CDS encoding sodium:solute symporter family protein, whose product MHIIGMHILDVAIIISYFVIMIWIGKRLQERMRTTEEYFIGGRRMGRLYQFFLNFGASTDASQAAALSREIYRQGIAGMWIQYLVLFLTPFYWFTSMLFRRARLITIGDFFTERFESKFLGGAFAVFTIVMALFGTAVGYLVSAKTFMALTPKPAHEFTVEEKLRVESYHEFNQLRGLYLDGRLPDEQKTRYQELRNMDSQGKLGAFVSYVDPVYFYFLYGSIVCIYVLLGGFTAAAMTDVVQGVLMIIFSCILIPFGIYKIGGFSGLHAAVPEHMFWLFGTEALSEYAWYTIAAMSFANLVSIVAVGTGMQVMGSATNEKTARFGIIGGMMFKRVMMIFWALAGLLAIGLYAGQLNDPDLIWGYMTKQLLGPGFIGIMMIGVLAANMSSLDVQSVSLAALFVHQVYKPLFPHKSEEHYLFVSRIIIFLTIFGGIGMALYVKNLLELFKYFISMPAIFGAAIWLGFMWRRLSKTAVTIQIFVSFLIIVIIPNVFSSWDATRSYAPFLKQTQERQIVVETKALRADVEAGLAQHAGERITKTRMVPPYPLFFDRITREDPADPNSRLLGVGRFNAELWVLSWFGINFSGFNKAQLEATRFAFDAIFPLLCLIVLSYFSKPASRKTLDYFFAKVHTPIQPTPEEDQRKVEENAAHMHHFESRKLFPKTHWELHKPMKMDYIGFFGTWALVALIILLLWFVVNIGA is encoded by the coding sequence ATGCACATTATCGGCATGCATATCTTGGACGTTGCTATCATCATTTCGTATTTCGTGATCATGATTTGGATTGGCAAACGCCTGCAGGAACGCATGCGAACGACCGAGGAATACTTCATCGGCGGCCGGCGGATGGGAAGGCTCTATCAATTCTTCCTGAACTTTGGCGCTTCCACCGACGCCAGCCAGGCCGCGGCTCTCTCGCGCGAAATTTACCGCCAGGGCATTGCCGGCATGTGGATTCAATACCTGGTTTTGTTCCTGACCCCGTTCTACTGGTTCACCTCGATGCTGTTTCGCCGCGCCCGCCTCATCACCATCGGCGATTTTTTCACGGAACGCTTCGAAAGCAAATTTTTGGGCGGCGCCTTTGCGGTGTTCACGATTGTCATGGCCTTGTTCGGCACGGCCGTCGGCTATCTTGTCTCTGCCAAGACCTTCATGGCGCTTACCCCCAAACCGGCGCATGAGTTTACCGTCGAAGAGAAACTGCGCGTCGAATCCTATCACGAGTTCAATCAACTGCGGGGCTTGTATCTCGACGGGCGTTTGCCCGACGAGCAAAAGACGCGCTATCAAGAATTGCGTAACATGGATAGTCAGGGTAAACTCGGCGCGTTTGTATCGTATGTCGATCCGGTGTATTTCTACTTTTTGTATGGCAGTATTGTGTGCATTTATGTATTGCTGGGCGGCTTTACCGCTGCGGCCATGACCGACGTGGTGCAAGGCGTGCTCATGATCATATTTTCCTGCATTCTCATTCCATTTGGCATTTATAAAATTGGAGGATTCTCCGGCCTGCACGCCGCTGTGCCGGAACACATGTTTTGGCTGTTCGGAACCGAAGCGTTGAGTGAGTATGCCTGGTACACCATTGCCGCCATGTCATTTGCCAATCTTGTCTCCATCGTGGCCGTGGGCACCGGTATGCAGGTCATGGGGTCTGCTACAAACGAGAAGACTGCGCGTTTTGGCATCATTGGCGGCATGATGTTCAAGCGCGTGATGATGATTTTCTGGGCGCTGGCCGGCTTGCTGGCCATTGGGTTGTACGCGGGACAACTGAACGATCCCGACTTGATTTGGGGCTACATGACAAAACAATTGCTCGGCCCCGGTTTTATCGGCATTATGATGATCGGTGTGCTTGCCGCCAATATGTCCTCGCTCGACGTGCAATCCGTTTCGCTGGCAGCATTATTCGTGCATCAGGTTTACAAGCCGCTGTTTCCGCACAAATCTGAGGAGCATTATTTGTTCGTGAGCCGCATCATCATTTTTCTTACGATTTTTGGTGGCATCGGCATGGCGCTTTACGTCAAGAACTTGTTGGAACTGTTCAAATATTTCATCAGCATGCCTGCCATTTTTGGCGCGGCAATTTGGCTGGGATTCATGTGGCGCCGCCTGAGCAAAACCGCGGTAACGATTCAAATCTTCGTCTCGTTTCTCATCATCGTGATCATTCCCAATGTGTTTAGCTCGTGGGACGCGACACGCAGCTATGCGCCCTTTCTCAAACAAACGCAGGAACGCCAAATCGTGGTCGAAACCAAGGCGCTGCGCGCAGATGTGGAAGCCGGCCTGGCACAGCACGCAGGCGAACGCATCACCAAAACGCGGATGGTTCCGCCCTATCCCCTGTTCTTCGATCGCATCACGCGCGAAGACCCCGCCGACCCCAATTCACGCCTGCTCGGGGTGGGCCGCTTCAACGCGGAATTGTGGGTGTTGAGCTGGTTCGGCATCAATTTTTCCGGCTTCAACAAGGCGCAGCTTGAAGCCACACGCTTTGCTTTTGATGCGATTTTCCCGCTTTTATGTTTGATTGTGCTGAGCTATTTCAGCAAGCCGGCCAGCCGCAAAACGCTGGATTACTTTTTTGCCAAAGTGCACACCCCCATCCAACCCACGCCTGAAGAAGATCAGCGCAAGGTGGAGGAGAATGCCGCGCACATGCATCATTTCGAGTCGCGCAAGCTGTTCCCCAAAACCCACTGGGAGCTGCACAAACCGATGAAAATGGATTATATCGGTTTCTTCGGCACGTGGGCTTTGGTTGCACTAATCATTTTATTGCTGTGGTTTGTCGTTAATATCGGTGCGTAA